A part of Dermacentor variabilis isolate Ectoservices chromosome 10, ASM5094787v1, whole genome shotgun sequence genomic DNA contains:
- the ND-B18 gene encoding NADH dehydrogenase (ubiquinone) B18 subunit, whose amino-acid sequence MGQYYGTMTTVNGNALVQVMEPEKKVFQPRHDPMLGFPNGRKPREMVATDEEMESAKLPPENRDFCAHKLIELRACMKHRFPFVTTCGHEKHEYASCMYDDYMIRYKEYERERRLRAREERLSKKKTELLLE is encoded by the exons ATGGGCCAGTACTACGGCACGATGACCACTGTCAACGGTAATGCTTTGGTGCAAGTAATGGAACCGGAGAAGAAGGTCTTCCAACCCAGGCACGATCCGATGCTTGGGTTTCCAAATGGCCGAAAGCCCCGTG AGATGGTGGCCACCGACGAGGAAATGGAATCGGCAAAACTGCCGCCGGAAAATCGAGACTTTTGTGCACACAAGTTAATAGAGCTTCGCGCATGCATGAAGCACAGGTTTCCCTTTGTGACAACCTGTGGCCACGAAAAACATGAGTATGCCAGCTGCATGTATGACGA CTACATGATACGCTACAAAGAGTATGAACGAGAACGGAGACTCAGGGCGAGAGAGGAGCGTCTCTCCAAGAAAAAGACCGAACTGTTGCTTGAGTGA